Proteins encoded together in one Actinomycetota bacterium window:
- a CDS encoding acyl-CoA/acyl-ACP dehydrogenase, whose amino-acid sequence MLRETTRRFLEDRADSMVVRDLMEKPDGYDSELWKAGAELGWHGLAIPEEYGGIGFGFTELSIVVEELGRALFPGPFLSTVVMAANAILIAGSEQQKQEFLPDIAAGERIMTMALFDGPHGADPSDVAMRATATKEGWVLDGLKRYVAYGNVADTLIVAARTESGVSLFLVPGDAAGLRVSIVPTLDATRRETDVSFDQVVAQGLLGREGSAGPVIERILLLANVALAVEQVGGAQWCLETAVEYAKTRFQFGRAIGSFQAIKHKCADMLVAVEHGKSAAHWAARNADDEAETRIASPMAKAVCSDAYVGAAGETIQILGGTGFTWEHDVHLYLKRAKSTSLMFGGVRHQRRLLAKALGF is encoded by the coding sequence ATGCTCAGGGAGACGACTCGTCGGTTCCTCGAGGACCGTGCGGATTCGATGGTCGTGCGCGACCTGATGGAGAAGCCAGATGGCTACGACAGCGAACTGTGGAAGGCAGGCGCAGAGCTCGGATGGCATGGCCTTGCCATCCCCGAAGAATATGGTGGCATCGGATTCGGGTTCACCGAACTGAGCATCGTCGTCGAGGAACTTGGCAGGGCTCTGTTTCCGGGACCGTTCCTTTCGACCGTCGTGATGGCGGCGAATGCGATCCTGATCGCCGGTTCCGAACAGCAGAAGCAGGAGTTCCTGCCGGACATCGCCGCGGGAGAGCGCATCATGACGATGGCGCTGTTCGATGGACCGCACGGTGCCGATCCGAGCGACGTCGCGATGCGGGCGACGGCCACCAAGGAGGGCTGGGTGCTCGACGGGCTCAAGCGATATGTGGCGTACGGGAACGTCGCCGACACGCTCATCGTCGCCGCCCGGACCGAGAGTGGCGTCAGCCTGTTTCTCGTTCCTGGTGACGCGGCGGGCTTACGTGTGAGCATCGTGCCGACACTCGACGCGACGCGCCGTGAGACCGACGTGTCCTTCGATCAAGTCGTGGCACAAGGCCTTCTCGGAAGGGAAGGCTCGGCAGGGCCGGTGATCGAGCGGATTCTGTTGCTCGCCAACGTTGCGCTCGCCGTCGAGCAGGTGGGGGGAGCGCAGTGGTGTCTGGAAACGGCCGTCGAGTATGCGAAGACCCGTTTCCAGTTCGGTCGGGCGATCGGGTCGTTTCAAGCGATCAAACACAAGTGCGCCGACATGCTGGTGGCGGTGGAGCACGGCAAGTCGGCCGCACACTGGGCGGCACGCAACGCGGACGATGAAGCCGAAACGAGGATCGCGTCGCCGATGGCGAAAGCGGTCTGCTCGGATGCCTATGTCGGTGCGGCGGGAGAGACCATCCAGATCCTCGGTGGAACGGGCTTCACGTGGGAGCACGATGTTCACTTGTACCTGAAGAGGGCCAAATCAACGTCGCTCATGTTCGGTGGGGTTCGCCACCAGCGCCGCCTGTTGGCCAAAGCGCTCGGCTTCTGA
- a CDS encoding acyl-CoA dehydrogenase, which produces MADEGALVDERIEKLLSGFGPDTDPKEFWGRQYDLGLAWVHFKEGFGGLGVKPKYQSVVQDRLEAAGAPVGNRELNLLGIGMGAGVLSAHGTEEQQRRWLRPMFTTDEIWCQLFSEPGAGSDLAGLSTKAYRDGDEWIVNGEKIWTTLAHVAKWGMLPVRTDPDAPKHRGITYFIVDMKAEGVDVRPLYQITGEAEFNEVFFGDVRIPDDQRIDAVGAGWRVAMTTLMNERVAIGGKILPRESGAIGIAVETWQEYGLDDPVLRDELARLWAETEAMRLTTIRAAEMRKVGVPGPEGSTGKLAWADLNKAITAFTLDMMGWDGTLFPGGYQKVRPTSIGDPKARQKQFLRARANSIEGGTSEILRNILGERVLGLPGEPRVDKDIPWKDVRRG; this is translated from the coding sequence ATGGCAGATGAAGGGGCGCTCGTCGACGAGCGCATCGAGAAACTCTTGTCCGGCTTCGGCCCGGACACGGATCCCAAGGAGTTCTGGGGGAGGCAGTATGACCTGGGCCTGGCGTGGGTCCACTTCAAGGAGGGATTCGGCGGTCTGGGTGTCAAACCCAAATACCAATCTGTCGTGCAGGATCGCCTCGAGGCGGCCGGCGCGCCCGTCGGGAATCGTGAGCTGAATCTCCTCGGCATCGGTATGGGCGCCGGTGTTCTCTCGGCACACGGCACGGAGGAGCAGCAGCGCCGCTGGCTGCGCCCCATGTTCACAACCGACGAGATCTGGTGTCAGCTCTTCAGCGAACCGGGTGCCGGTTCAGACCTCGCGGGCCTGTCGACGAAGGCCTATCGGGACGGGGACGAATGGATCGTCAACGGCGAGAAGATCTGGACAACGCTCGCCCATGTCGCCAAGTGGGGAATGCTTCCGGTGCGTACCGATCCGGATGCGCCGAAGCATCGCGGTATCACGTACTTCATTGTCGACATGAAGGCTGAAGGTGTCGATGTGCGCCCGTTGTATCAGATCACCGGTGAGGCCGAGTTCAACGAGGTGTTCTTCGGCGACGTTCGGATCCCCGACGATCAGCGCATCGACGCGGTCGGCGCAGGCTGGCGCGTCGCGATGACGACACTCATGAACGAGCGGGTGGCGATCGGTGGCAAGATCCTCCCCAGGGAATCGGGTGCGATCGGAATCGCCGTCGAGACGTGGCAAGAGTACGGACTCGACGATCCGGTATTGCGTGACGAGTTGGCGAGGCTGTGGGCCGAGACGGAGGCGATGCGTCTGACGACGATTCGTGCGGCTGAGATGAGAAAGGTCGGTGTTCCCGGTCCGGAGGGTTCGACCGGCAAGCTCGCGTGGGCCGATCTCAACAAGGCGATCACCGCGTTCACGCTGGACATGATGGGCTGGGACGGCACCTTGTTCCCCGGTGGCTACCAGAAGGTTCGACCCACGTCGATCGGAGACCCGAAGGCGCGGCAGAAACAGTTCCTGCGTGCCCGCGCCAATTCGATCGAAGGGGGGACGTCGGAGATCCTGCGCAACATCCTCGGAGAGAGGGTGCTCGGCCTTCCGGGCGAGCCGCGAGTCGACAAGGACATACCCTGGAAGGACGTTCGCCGTGGCTGA
- a CDS encoding nitronate monooxygenase has translation MKTRITDLFGVEHPIIQGGLMWIAAAELTSAVANAGAMGFMTALSHETPDGLRNEIRKCRDMTDKPFGINLTFLPSLRQPDYPAYLRVCAEEGIEFIETAGRNPEPYMPHLKAAGIKVIHKCTSVRHALKAQAIGCDAVSIDGFECAGHPGEDDVTSLVLLPVTVDALDIPIVASGGFGDGRGLVAALALGADGMNMGTRFVATKEAPVHDAVKQAILDHNETDTTLIMRTLRNTERVLRNKTAEKVIEIESTGHATIQDIIPYVSGRRGLEEVIRNGNVDEGTMAVGQIIGLIHDIPTVGELIDRIMTEASQVISDRLANLV, from the coding sequence ATGAAGACCAGAATCACGGATCTGTTCGGAGTCGAGCACCCGATCATTCAGGGTGGCCTCATGTGGATCGCCGCCGCGGAACTCACCTCCGCAGTCGCCAACGCAGGAGCCATGGGTTTCATGACTGCCCTCAGCCACGAAACACCGGATGGTCTTCGCAACGAGATCCGCAAGTGCAGGGACATGACCGACAAGCCGTTCGGGATCAACCTCACGTTCCTGCCGTCGCTGCGTCAGCCCGACTACCCCGCCTACCTCCGGGTGTGCGCTGAAGAGGGAATCGAGTTCATCGAGACGGCCGGCCGCAACCCGGAACCATATATGCCCCACCTGAAGGCCGCCGGCATAAAGGTGATCCACAAATGCACCTCGGTTCGTCACGCGCTCAAAGCCCAGGCGATCGGCTGCGATGCGGTATCGATCGACGGTTTCGAATGCGCAGGCCATCCAGGTGAGGACGATGTCACATCGCTGGTCCTGCTCCCGGTGACGGTCGACGCTCTCGACATCCCCATCGTGGCCTCGGGAGGTTTCGGCGACGGCCGGGGGCTCGTCGCAGCGCTGGCCCTGGGTGCCGACGGGATGAACATGGGGACGCGCTTCGTCGCGACCAAGGAAGCTCCGGTCCACGACGCGGTGAAGCAGGCGATCCTCGACCACAACGAGACCGACACGACCCTGATCATGCGAACGCTTCGCAACACCGAGCGCGTCCTCCGCAACAAGACGGCGGAGAAAGTGATCGAGATCGAATCGACCGGTCATGCAACGATCCAGGACATCATCCCTTACGTGTCTGGTCGCAGGGGCCTTGAAGAGGTCATCCGGAACGGCAACGTCGATGAGGGGACGATGGCCGTCGGCCAGATCATCGGCTTGATCCATGACATCCCGACCGTGGGAGAACTCATCGATCGCATCATGACCGAGGCCTCTCAGGTCATCTCGGACCGACTCGCCAACCTCGTGTAA
- a CDS encoding SulP family inorganic anion transporter, translating into MRERNNERKTSALQRYLPIMAWLPHYRRSWLRPDLFAGLTLWAVLVPEAMAYAGIAGVDPVIGLYTVPLPLLAYAVFGSSRIMVVGPDSATALLSAATIGSLAASGSADYVALTAALAILVGILFLVFGLLRLGWVTDFISRPVMQGFIAGVVLVTIIGQVPTLIGLTPTRGDFFQQLWDILGALYNVNLATVTVGVGCLLLLFWIRKHAPRVPAALATIVVAIMAVTLLDLQGRGVAVVGTIAAGLPRLSLPSVGGLHVYKTLFSGALAIVLLGYAETLGSAKAAAAETGETIDPNQELLALGPANLGAGLSGGFVAVGSFSKTSVVLAAKAKTQLGFVLTAGLVVLTLLYLMPVFEHLPDAALAAVVIEAMVALADPAYFRKLWRISHSEFLLAFVAMFGVLSLGVLPGIGAGIALDLLLLIRSASRPRAVTLGKTAGHVFQDLSLHPEGTTVPGLVVFRFEAPLIFTNASFFVEEVERLASEGDIDTVLVDAEGINGLDSTAAERLLELHDELKRRQISLCFARVRDPVKDVMRASGVLDAIGEDHIYGSITAGVKAFKRAHKQPG; encoded by the coding sequence AGCGCCCTTCAGCGTTACCTGCCGATCATGGCGTGGTTACCTCACTACCGGCGCTCGTGGTTGCGGCCGGACCTGTTCGCCGGACTCACGCTGTGGGCGGTGCTCGTACCGGAGGCCATGGCCTATGCCGGGATCGCCGGGGTCGACCCCGTCATCGGTCTCTACACCGTCCCTCTGCCATTGCTCGCGTACGCGGTTTTCGGGAGTTCTCGCATCATGGTGGTCGGCCCCGACTCGGCGACCGCGCTGTTGTCGGCCGCGACGATCGGATCTCTGGCTGCAAGCGGCAGCGCCGACTACGTGGCCCTCACGGCGGCGCTCGCCATCCTGGTCGGGATCCTCTTCTTGGTGTTCGGGCTGCTTCGCCTCGGATGGGTCACAGACTTCATCTCCCGGCCTGTCATGCAAGGCTTTATCGCCGGCGTCGTGCTGGTCACCATCATCGGCCAGGTCCCGACGCTGATCGGACTCACCCCGACGAGGGGTGACTTCTTTCAGCAGCTCTGGGACATCCTCGGTGCCCTGTACAACGTCAACTTGGCCACCGTCACCGTTGGCGTGGGCTGTCTCCTCCTGCTCTTCTGGATCAGGAAGCACGCTCCGCGGGTCCCGGCAGCCTTGGCGACGATTGTCGTGGCGATCATGGCCGTGACCCTGCTCGACCTGCAAGGTCGTGGGGTCGCGGTCGTCGGAACCATCGCCGCGGGCCTGCCCAGACTGAGCCTGCCATCCGTCGGCGGCCTCCACGTGTACAAGACGCTTTTCTCCGGAGCACTGGCGATCGTTCTCCTCGGCTACGCGGAGACGCTCGGATCGGCCAAGGCCGCCGCTGCCGAGACCGGAGAAACCATCGATCCCAACCAGGAACTCCTCGCCCTGGGACCCGCCAATCTCGGAGCAGGCCTCAGCGGCGGCTTCGTTGCCGTGGGAAGCTTCTCCAAGACTTCGGTGGTGCTGGCAGCGAAGGCCAAGACACAACTCGGGTTTGTCCTCACGGCGGGCCTGGTCGTCCTGACACTGCTGTATCTCATGCCGGTCTTCGAGCATCTACCCGACGCCGCGCTTGCCGCGGTCGTGATCGAGGCGATGGTCGCCCTTGCGGATCCCGCCTACTTCCGCAAGCTCTGGCGCATCAGCCACTCGGAATTCCTCCTCGCCTTCGTTGCCATGTTCGGAGTCCTCTCATTGGGTGTGCTGCCCGGAATCGGGGCAGGAATCGCCCTCGACCTGCTGCTCCTGATCCGCAGCGCGAGCCGTCCCCGAGCGGTCACCCTGGGCAAGACCGCCGGTCACGTCTTTCAGGACCTCTCGCTGCACCCCGAGGGAACGACGGTCCCGGGGTTGGTCGTGTTCCGCTTCGAGGCCCCGTTGATCTTCACGAATGCCTCCTTCTTCGTGGAGGAGGTCGAGCGTCTGGCCTCCGAAGGTGACATCGACACGGTGCTCGTCGACGCCGAAGGCATCAACGGCCTGGACTCCACCGCCGCCGAACGTCTCCTCGAGCTCCACGACGAGCTGAAGCGCCGTCAGATCTCACTGTGTTTCGCTCGTGTTCGTGATCCCGTCAAGGACGTGATGCGGGCGAGCGGCGTGCTCGACGCGATCGGTGAGGACCACATCTACGGATCCATCACCGCCGGCGTCAAGGCATTCAAGCGCGCACACAAACAACCAGGCTGA